Proteins found in one Hyla sarda isolate aHylSar1 chromosome 7, aHylSar1.hap1, whole genome shotgun sequence genomic segment:
- the PODN gene encoding podocan isoform X3: MEWMFVELQQRGLPTACRLDLRELLHRVLVEIRELQPLVTWGQRGLLTLAPRFLPNSLISADFAANYITKIYGMTFGHKPNLRSVYLHNNKLTDAGLPDNVFNRSDNVEILIMSSNFLRHVPKNLPPALYKLHMKNNRLEKIPAGAFSHLTGLRELYLQNNFLSNEGMNNETFMNLNRLEYLDLSSNNLTHVPSGLPRNIVILHLEKNSIRNISNDVLTQIRNLEYLLLHNNKLRARGIHPLAFLGLKKLHTLHMYNNLLEKIPAGLPRRVKTLMLLHNQITGISKDDFATTYLLEDLNLRYNKIMSSAVHKDAFRKLRLLKTLELSGNFLRSVPHGLPKNLEILRLNDNEISSIPQDTLAGMSKLKEIYMKNNKLKISSIYTGAWSELNSLQLLDLSGNLLTYVPPDLPESLEYLYLQSNKISIITDSAFQSTPNLKGIFLRFNTLTPQSVMESAFEGLEKLQVLDIENNLAFKVTKKEKEEDTEKDD; the protein is encoded by the exons CTCACCTTGGCACCAAGGTTCCTCCCGAACTCTCTCATAAGCGCAGACTTTGCCGCCAATTATATCACCAAAATCTATGGAATGACGTTTGGACATAAGCCAAATCTACG GTCTGTGTATCTACACAACAATAAGCTGACGGACGCTGGCCTACCAGACAACGTGTTCAACCGCTCAGACAATGTGGAGATCCTTATAATGTCCAGCAACTTCCTGAGGCACGTCCCCAAGAACCTGCCCCCAGCACTGTATAAACTGCACATGAAG AACAACAGATTGGAGAAGATTCCTGCAGGAGCTTTCAGCCATCTCACAGGTCTGCGTGAGCTTTACCTGCAAAATAACTTCCTTTCTAATGAAGGAATGAACAATGAGACCTTTAT GAATCTAAACAGACTGGAGTATCTTGACCTTTCGAGCAATAACTTAACGCACGTTCCGAGCGGTCTACCTCGTAACATTGTCATTCTTCATCTGGAAAAAAACTCCATAAGGAATATTTCTAATGATGTTTTGACGCAGATTAGAAATCTAGAGTATCTTTTGCTCCACAACAACAAGCTGAGGGCTCGAGGTATTCATCCATTAGCCTTCCTTGGATTAAAGAAGTTACACACTCTTCATATGTACAACAACTTGCTGGAGAAGATACCCGCAGGGCTTCCACGTAGGGTGAAGACTCTCATGCTCCTTCACAACCAGATCACTGGGATTTCTAAAGATGATTTTGCCACAACTTATCTCCTTGAGGACCTGAACCTGAGATACAACAAGATTATGAGCAGTGCAGTACATAAAGACGCTTTCCGCAAACTGAGGCTCCTCAAGACCTTGGAGCTATCTGGTAACTTTTTGAGATCTGTGCCACATGGACTCCCCAAAAATTTGGAAATTTTGAGACTAAATGATAATGAAATTAGCTCCATACCACAAGACACACTGGCTGGGATGTCGAAACTTAAAGAAATTTATATGAAAAACAATAAACTTAAGATCAGCTCCATCTACACCGGGGCTTGGTCAGAACTTAATAGTCTCCAG CTTCTTGACTTGTCAGGAAACTTGCTGACTTATGTTCCACCCGACCTTCCGGAGAGTCTTGAATACCTGTATCTCCAGAGTAACAAGATTTCTATCATCACTGATAGCGCCTTCCAGTCTACTCCCAACCTAAAGGGCATTTTCCTCAG GTTTAATACGCTAACGCCACAGTCAGTGATGGAGTCTGCCTTCGAGGGACTGGAGAAGCTGCAGGTCTTAGACATTGAGAACAATCTAGCTTTCAAAGTCACCaagaaggaaaaagaagaagatACAGAAAAAGATGATTAA